A single Providencia manganoxydans DNA region contains:
- a CDS encoding anthrax toxin-like adenylyl cyclase domain-containing protein, which produces MIKLNNKPILLLQPETSLNHQTVESTQGEHIDQLVKKVSETSGLVSTHLAPLQAVAQTQNCIIGVRPVDRLATDLIAAGYPTKSFHIKGKSASWGAQAGLICTDQRFSKLENKSTEQIKKYNRLIEQCIAEQHAESVPLAVTYDRLHTLCQLKAIDSLSLENEDGIIQFTATAPSLQTYQFEAKWDVGYQRYLVSYHGKQLQVLSPKQSTLPLTADYDLLLIGPCLEDFGVKDNLPIQDVAHEVFLRRFSQYRRTSTDSALFQYYKDPQNFYKNEDKEIGNASLRVREMIPLINQALVGDGEKVVHHSIDATNPVSELEANFPATFALPRKIGHFDPLCMINTKEELVELVKAAKAEGYHIKTNPLWEKELPQVRRPSFDQAQRKFSLNK; this is translated from the coding sequence ATGATTAAATTAAATAATAAACCAATATTACTATTGCAACCAGAAACATCATTAAACCACCAAACAGTAGAATCCACACAAGGTGAGCATATAGATCAACTGGTTAAAAAGGTCAGTGAAACGTCAGGACTTGTCAGTACACATTTAGCTCCTCTGCAAGCTGTTGCACAAACGCAAAACTGTATTATTGGTGTTCGACCTGTTGATCGACTAGCCACAGATCTTATTGCCGCAGGGTATCCTACTAAAAGCTTTCATATTAAAGGAAAAAGTGCTTCATGGGGGGCTCAAGCAGGGTTGATTTGTACCGATCAGCGGTTTAGTAAATTAGAAAATAAATCAACTGAACAAATAAAAAAATACAATCGTTTGATTGAACAATGCATTGCAGAACAGCATGCTGAGTCAGTGCCATTGGCGGTCACTTATGATCGCTTACATACATTATGTCAGCTCAAAGCTATTGATTCTCTGTCACTTGAAAATGAAGATGGCATTATCCAATTCACAGCAACAGCGCCAAGTCTTCAAACGTATCAATTTGAAGCTAAATGGGACGTTGGGTATCAGAGATACCTTGTTTCTTACCATGGAAAACAGCTACAAGTACTTTCACCTAAACAATCGACACTGCCTTTGACAGCGGACTATGATTTGTTACTGATTGGCCCCTGTTTGGAGGATTTTGGCGTAAAAGATAATCTACCAATTCAAGATGTAGCCCATGAAGTTTTCTTACGTCGATTTAGCCAGTATCGTCGCACCTCAACGGATTCAGCGTTATTTCAATACTATAAAGATCCGCAGAATTTTTATAAAAATGAAGATAAAGAAATTGGTAATGCTTCGTTACGTGTTCGTGAAATGATCCCATTGATCAACCAAGCATTGGTTGGTGACGGTGAAAAAGTGGTACATCACAGCATTGATGCGACTAATCCAGTTAGTGAATTAGAGGCTAATTTCCCTGCAACTTTTGCGTTACCCCGAAAGATAGGTCACTTTGACCCATTGTGCATGATCAATACTAAAGAAGAGTTAGTTGAGCTGGTCAAAGCAGCGAAAGCAGAGGGATATCATATTAAAACTAATCCACTATGGGAAAAAGAGTTGCCACAGGTGAGAAGGCCGAGCTTCGACCAAGCGCAACGGAAATTTTCTCTTAATAAATAA
- a CDS encoding iron-containing alcohol dehydrogenase produces the protein MNNFEFYNPTRIVFGEGKIVELNRLIPKEAKVLILFGGESARKTGTLDEVEKALGHRQIGLFGGIEANPRYETLIKAVEQIKQEGYDYLLAVGGGSVIDGTKFVAAAVNFEGDSWDILTSGGAKVTSALPFGTVLTLPATGSEMNKGSVITRESTQSKRAFMHDSVYPQFSILDPVKTFTLPPRQISNGVVDAFVHVMEQYLTYPANAPVQDVFAEGLLKTLIDIGPKALATPHDYDIRASLMWTATLALNGLIGVGVPQDWSTHMLGHELTALYGLDHAQTLAIVLPSMLIEKLPQKQAKLAQYAEQVWGVHDGSDKQKALQAIELTREFFERMQVKTRLSDYNLGQDVIEPLIESLTKNGMTALGEHHDITPEISRRVYVASL, from the coding sequence ATGAACAATTTCGAATTTTATAACCCAACCCGTATTGTATTTGGTGAAGGAAAAATCGTTGAGTTGAACAGATTGATCCCTAAAGAAGCGAAAGTATTGATTCTTTTTGGTGGCGAAAGTGCCCGTAAAACAGGCACATTAGATGAAGTAGAAAAAGCACTTGGTCACCGCCAAATTGGCCTATTTGGCGGCATCGAAGCCAACCCACGTTATGAAACATTAATCAAGGCTGTCGAACAAATTAAGCAAGAAGGCTATGACTACCTATTAGCTGTAGGTGGTGGCTCAGTGATTGACGGCACCAAATTTGTTGCCGCAGCTGTTAATTTTGAAGGTGATAGCTGGGACATCTTGACCAGTGGTGGTGCAAAAGTGACCTCCGCCCTACCTTTTGGTACCGTTTTAACGCTACCTGCAACAGGATCTGAAATGAATAAAGGTTCTGTGATCACACGTGAATCGACACAATCCAAACGGGCATTTATGCATGATAGTGTCTATCCACAGTTTTCCATTTTAGATCCAGTAAAAACTTTTACACTTCCACCACGCCAAATCAGTAATGGTGTTGTGGATGCATTTGTCCACGTAATGGAACAATATTTAACCTATCCCGCGAATGCGCCGGTACAAGACGTATTTGCTGAAGGGTTATTAAAAACCTTGATTGATATTGGTCCTAAAGCCTTAGCCACCCCACACGACTACGATATCAGAGCGAGTTTAATGTGGACTGCCACACTGGCCTTGAATGGCTTAATTGGTGTTGGTGTCCCTCAAGACTGGTCGACGCATATGTTAGGCCATGAGTTAACCGCGTTATATGGTTTAGACCATGCACAAACACTCGCTATTGTTTTACCTTCTATGTTGATTGAGAAATTACCACAAAAACAAGCTAAACTCGCTCAGTATGCTGAACAAGTATGGGGAGTTCATGATGGTTCAGATAAACAAAAGGCATTACAGGCCATTGAACTAACACGCGAGTTTTTTGAACGCATGCAGGTCAAAACACGTTTAAGTGACTATAACCTTGGTCAAGATGTTATTGAGCCGTTGATCGAGAGTTTGACGAAAAATGGTATGACCGCGTTAGGTGAACATCATGATATTACACCTGAAATCAGTCGCCGTGTTTATGTTGCATCCTTATAA
- the yghU gene encoding glutathione-dependent disulfide-bond oxidoreductase: MSNSTYTPPKVWHWEAGNGGKFANINRPISGATHEKELPIGKHPLQLYSLGTPNGQKVTIMLEELLELGIKEAEYDAWLINIGDGDQFGSGFVEINPNSKIPALVDRSGSQPIRVFESGSILTYLAEKFSTFLPTTQPERAETLSWLFWQMGSAPFVGGGFGHFFAYAPEKFEYPINRFAMETKRQLDVLDKRLAQNQFVAGEHYSIADIAIWPWYGALVKGWQYDAGEFLSVHEYKHLIRWADEVYARPAVQRGRRVNRLQGDPAQQVRERHDASDLR; the protein is encoded by the coding sequence ATGAGCAATTCAACCTATACGCCACCTAAAGTTTGGCATTGGGAAGCCGGTAATGGCGGTAAGTTTGCTAATATCAACCGCCCTATTTCTGGTGCGACACATGAGAAAGAGCTGCCTATTGGTAAGCATCCATTACAACTCTACTCTTTAGGAACACCAAACGGCCAAAAAGTCACCATCATGTTAGAAGAGCTACTTGAATTAGGTATTAAAGAAGCTGAATATGATGCTTGGCTCATTAATATTGGTGATGGTGATCAATTCGGTTCTGGGTTCGTAGAAATCAATCCTAACTCAAAAATTCCTGCTCTCGTTGATAGAAGTGGTTCTCAGCCCATTCGTGTATTTGAATCAGGTTCGATTCTGACCTATTTAGCCGAGAAATTTTCTACATTTTTACCAACCACCCAACCTGAACGTGCAGAAACGTTGTCTTGGCTATTTTGGCAAATGGGTTCAGCACCTTTCGTAGGTGGGGGGTTTGGACACTTCTTTGCTTACGCACCAGAAAAATTTGAGTACCCAATCAACCGATTTGCCATGGAAACGAAGCGTCAACTCGATGTGTTAGATAAACGTTTAGCCCAAAATCAGTTTGTAGCAGGTGAACATTATTCTATCGCTGATATCGCTATCTGGCCTTGGTACGGTGCTTTGGTTAAAGGTTGGCAATATGATGCAGGTGAATTCCTGAGCGTACATGAATATAAACATTTGATACGTTGGGCTGATGAAGTCTATGCACGTCCGGCTGTACAACGTGGCCGCAGGGTAAATCGCTTACAAGGCGATCCTGCACAACAAGTGCGTGAACGCCATGATGCCAGTGATTTACGATAA
- the ydeE gene encoding efflux MFS transporter YdeE, whose protein sequence is MLSKSNISNSALLCSSLLLTIGRGATLPFMAIYLTRQYQMAIDIVGFAMSLALTVGVLFSIVFGILADRVDKKRCMLIAIIAFICGFIAIPLTNHAALVVVFFSLINCSYSVFATVLKGYFSDTLPINIKAKVFSLNYTFLNIGWTVGPPIGTWLLMYSINLPFWLAAVSAALPIFFVQRFVQSVKPLQNTEGKSVVWNPMAMLYDRALAWFILSTFLGSLVFGSFMTWISQYVITVANSDFAQSVIGVILPVNAIVVVTLQYVVGKRLHRDNLKRYMTIGTVFFVAGLATFMQAGENLYLWAFASFVFTLGEIIYAPGEYMLIDNIAPEGMKSSYFSAQALGLLGGAFNPMLTGVVLTEFPPKTIFIILMGVTVLAWMSMLKGMSVKPKSPLKIES, encoded by the coding sequence ATGTTGTCAAAATCAAATATCTCAAATAGTGCCTTACTCTGTTCGTCACTGCTATTGACCATTGGGCGCGGCGCAACATTGCCCTTTATGGCAATATACCTCACGCGACAATATCAAATGGCAATTGATATTGTCGGATTTGCCATGTCATTAGCCTTAACAGTCGGTGTACTGTTTAGCATTGTATTTGGTATTTTGGCTGATCGGGTCGATAAAAAGCGCTGTATGCTTATTGCTATCATCGCGTTTATTTGCGGTTTTATTGCCATTCCACTCACTAATCATGCGGCATTAGTGGTAGTGTTTTTTTCACTGATTAACTGTTCATATTCTGTATTTGCCACCGTATTAAAAGGTTATTTCTCAGATACATTACCAATTAATATTAAAGCTAAGGTCTTCTCGCTTAACTATACCTTCCTCAATATTGGTTGGACTGTTGGCCCTCCAATAGGCACTTGGCTGCTCATGTATAGTATTAATTTACCCTTCTGGCTAGCAGCCGTGTCCGCAGCATTGCCCATTTTCTTTGTGCAACGTTTTGTACAAAGTGTAAAGCCGTTACAAAATACAGAAGGTAAATCCGTTGTGTGGAACCCGATGGCAATGCTCTACGATCGCGCATTGGCTTGGTTTATCTTATCTACCTTTCTCGGATCATTAGTGTTTGGCTCGTTTATGACTTGGATATCACAATATGTGATAACCGTTGCAAACAGTGATTTTGCTCAATCCGTTATCGGCGTTATTCTTCCTGTGAATGCAATTGTCGTAGTGACCTTACAATATGTTGTTGGTAAACGTTTACATCGCGATAATTTAAAGCGTTATATGACTATTGGAACGGTATTTTTTGTTGCTGGTTTAGCAACGTTTATGCAGGCAGGTGAAAATCTTTATCTATGGGCGTTTGCTTCGTTTGTGTTTACTTTAGGTGAGATTATTTATGCGCCTGGTGAATATATGCTAATTGATAATATTGCTCCTGAAGGCATGAAATCGAGCTATTTTTCTGCACAAGCACTTGGCTTATTAGGTGGCGCCTTTAACCCCATGTTAACAGGGGTTGTTTTAACTGAATTCCCACCTAAAACTATATTTATCATATTGATGGGAGTCACCGTTTTGGCCTGGATGAGCATGCTAAAAGGGATGAGTGTAAAGCCCAAAAGTCCGTTGAAAATTGAATCATGA